From Candidatus Equadaptatus faecalis, the proteins below share one genomic window:
- a CDS encoding PLP-dependent transferase: MPAGLVRMSCGLEAKEDLIADIKQALEKC, translated from the coding sequence ATTCCCGCAGGTCTTGTCCGTATGTCCTGTGGTCTTGAAGCAAAAGAAGACCTGATTGCAGACATTAAACAGGCGCTGGAAAAGTGCTAA
- a CDS encoding four helix bundle protein → MELVDTIYDLIDKLPTKENWALADQMRRAVISIPSNISEGQARNSTKDFLRFLYIARGSKAELKTQVIICEHRKYISETECKHILRCIDAFGIVLNRTINRVIEQDKMVQEMK, encoded by the coding sequence ATGGAACTTGTGGATACTATCTATGATCTGATTGACAAACTCCCCACAAAGGAAAATTGGGCGCTTGCCGATCAGATGCGGCGTGCTGTCATTTCAATACCGTCAAATATATCCGAGGGACAGGCGCGTAATTCCACAAAAGATTTTTTGAGATTTCTGTACATTGCCAGGGGGTCCAAAGCAGAATTAAAAACACAGGTTATAATTTGTGAACATCGCAAGTACATTTCTGAAACTGAATGCAAACATATTCTGCGGTGCATAGATGCATTCGGCATTGTATTAAATCGTACGATTAACAGAGTTATTGAGCAAGATAAAATGGTACAAGAAATGAAATAA
- the metA gene encoding homoserine O-succinyltransferase, with amino-acid sequence MPIKIPNLLPAAKTLRDENIFVMRETRAVSQDIRPLKILLLNLMPKKVETETQLSRLLSNTPLQIELELIRTATHQAANTSEEHMLAFYKEFADIKEKRYDGLIITGAPVEQMEFEEVDYWQELVEIMEWSKTHVHSTFHICWGAQAGLYYHFGIQKRPLPEKMFGVFPHKVEYKRSILFRGFDDVFMVPHSRHTTVAREDVEKVPELRILCSSEKAGLYACMTKNGRQIFIMGHSEYDPRTLEAEYIRDKRAGLPIHVPENYYPNDDDTQEPLVTWRSAAHLLYANWVNYIVYQGTPFELADIGSTECGTEEEE; translated from the coding sequence ATGCCAATTAAAATTCCAAATCTTCTGCCGGCGGCAAAAACGCTGCGGGACGAAAACATCTTCGTTATGCGGGAGACAAGAGCAGTTTCGCAGGACATACGTCCTCTGAAAATTCTGCTGCTTAATCTCATGCCGAAAAAAGTTGAGACCGAAACGCAGCTTTCCCGTCTGCTGAGCAACACACCGCTGCAGATTGAGCTGGAGCTTATACGCACGGCAACGCATCAGGCGGCGAACACGTCGGAAGAACACATGCTCGCATTTTACAAGGAGTTTGCAGACATCAAGGAAAAACGCTACGACGGACTGATTATTACCGGCGCTCCCGTTGAGCAGATGGAATTTGAAGAGGTTGATTACTGGCAGGAGCTCGTTGAAATTATGGAATGGAGCAAAACTCACGTTCACAGCACGTTCCATATCTGCTGGGGCGCACAGGCAGGGCTCTACTACCATTTCGGAATACAGAAACGCCCTCTGCCGGAAAAAATGTTCGGCGTTTTCCCGCATAAGGTGGAATACAAACGCTCAATACTTTTCCGCGGTTTTGACGACGTTTTTATGGTGCCGCATTCAAGACACACAACTGTTGCAAGGGAAGACGTTGAAAAGGTGCCGGAGCTTCGCATACTCTGTTCGTCTGAAAAGGCAGGGCTTTACGCCTGTATGACAAAGAACGGGCGTCAGATTTTTATTATGGGACATTCAGAATATGACCCGCGTACGCTCGAAGCGGAATATATCCGTGACAAAAGGGCAGGTCTGCCGATTCACGTTCCCGAAAATTATTACCCGAACGACGATGACACACAGGAGCCGCTTGTAACGTGGCGCAGCGCGGCGCATCTGCTTTACGCAAACTGGGTCAACTACATAGTGTATCAGGGCACTCCGTTTGAGCTTGCCGACATAGGCAGCACGGAATGCGGTACCGAAGAGGAAGAATAA
- a CDS encoding leucine-rich repeat protein, translating to MYYNTVKSRIFAVLLITALFSAVILSGGCDGSSSGTTQEVSDELLAEAGYFGKYQPDSNELCFKLAEGTQLDWNEHKEQLEEQFGMELLEVAQLEKPEEQDSDDVSQQKTQSAENCLETNLQYNAAPLLLGQENDANDAAGQEIPADSSKLQVLNFGIGGSQDVPLSFVPADFMRNNPQLRESVEKLIIPEDVKEIGANAFADMPKLSRVVIFGTPNIGANAFGNCPNLEFVSIGCGNYLDIYREIKDETGKVRPSMHGFMRSHQTSVYTMGDRTFANCPKLQIVDFGFVAPPKFGNAVFEKTPLRCISVPYPLRYKNMFKIALPAAYSKYVASKTWMADLPDNQLITQLSIPGTHDSATFGLTNIIEMYGRTQGLNFDEQFDKGVRCFDMRLGYWGHSELYLGHAFSAGIAFSTAVNTIKNKLRSNPKEFAIIEFAWDGTPSKSKYEDMQNAVLKYNNDKNAVLFKPDLRLKDVRGKFLFMNCDVNDTKGVTLDSSICCRWGSGVSGMKYDGSVGLPRTPKAAKNVSWTQNKWEIKTTGADIQDKTDKIFKMFDDFARQVKEKPEESVWCFNYISGYLSVPHDFVTNYPKSAQFQNIRAANYITTNLDGPAGIVVMDYAGIPNGDKRTKRAPAGQTYNVNGDELLNAVINHNFAKLTTF from the coding sequence ATGTATTACAACACTGTAAAATCCAGAATATTTGCCGTTCTTTTAATTACCGCTCTGTTTTCTGCGGTAATTTTATCGGGCGGCTGTGACGGGAGTTCGTCCGGTACAACTCAGGAAGTGTCAGATGAACTGTTGGCGGAGGCAGGCTATTTCGGAAAATATCAGCCTGACAGCAATGAACTCTGTTTTAAGCTTGCCGAGGGCACTCAGCTTGACTGGAACGAGCATAAAGAGCAGCTTGAGGAGCAGTTCGGAATGGAACTTTTGGAGGTCGCTCAGCTTGAAAAGCCTGAAGAACAGGATAGTGACGACGTTTCACAGCAGAAAACGCAAAGCGCTGAAAATTGTTTAGAAACAAATTTACAGTATAATGCTGCGCCTCTGCTGCTTGGACAGGAAAATGACGCCAATGACGCAGCCGGACAGGAAATTCCGGCGGACAGCAGCAAACTTCAGGTGCTGAATTTTGGAATAGGGGGCAGTCAGGATGTGCCGCTGTCTTTTGTTCCGGCAGATTTCATGAGAAACAATCCTCAGCTCAGGGAAAGCGTTGAAAAACTGATTATTCCTGAAGATGTAAAAGAAATAGGGGCAAATGCTTTCGCTGATATGCCGAAACTTAGCAGAGTAGTAATTTTCGGTACACCTAACATAGGTGCGAACGCATTTGGAAATTGTCCCAATCTTGAATTTGTCAGTATAGGCTGCGGCAACTATCTGGATATCTACCGCGAGATTAAAGACGAAACCGGAAAAGTACGTCCTTCAATGCACGGTTTTATGCGCAGCCACCAAACCTCAGTATATACAATGGGCGACAGAACTTTTGCAAACTGTCCGAAGCTGCAAATTGTGGACTTTGGTTTTGTCGCGCCGCCGAAATTCGGAAACGCGGTTTTTGAAAAGACGCCTTTGCGTTGTATATCCGTTCCTTACCCGTTGCGGTACAAAAATATGTTCAAAATTGCGCTGCCTGCGGCGTATTCAAAGTATGTCGCTTCAAAAACCTGGATGGCTGACCTTCCCGACAATCAGCTGATTACCCAGCTCAGCATTCCAGGCACTCATGATTCCGCCACCTTCGGACTTACAAACATAATTGAAATGTACGGAAGAACACAGGGTTTGAACTTTGACGAACAATTTGACAAAGGAGTCCGCTGCTTTGATATGAGACTCGGCTACTGGGGACACTCTGAGCTTTACCTCGGTCATGCGTTCAGTGCGGGAATTGCTTTCTCAACAGCGGTGAATACAATCAAAAATAAGTTGAGAAGCAATCCGAAAGAATTTGCCATTATAGAATTTGCGTGGGACGGTACGCCGAGCAAGTCAAAATATGAAGATATGCAGAACGCTGTCCTGAAATACAACAACGACAAAAACGCGGTACTTTTCAAACCTGATTTGAGACTCAAAGACGTGAGAGGCAAATTTTTGTTTATGAACTGTGACGTGAACGACACAAAAGGCGTTACGCTGGACTCCTCAATATGCTGCCGCTGGGGTTCCGGTGTGTCAGGTATGAAATATGACGGAAGCGTTGGATTGCCGCGGACGCCAAAAGCAGCTAAAAACGTTTCGTGGACGCAGAACAAATGGGAAATAAAAACAACGGGAGCCGATATACAGGACAAGACGGACAAAATATTCAAAATGTTTGACGATTTCGCAAGGCAGGTAAAAGAGAAACCCGAAGAAAGCGTGTGGTGCTTTAACTACATTTCCGGATATCTCAGCGTCCCGCACGATTTTGTAACAAATTATCCGAAAAGCGCCCAATTTCAGAACATACGAGCCGCGAACTACATAACAACAAATCTTGATGGTCCTGCGGGCATTGTTGTCATGGACTATGCAGGCATACCCAACGGCGACAAACGGACTAAAAGAGCGCCTGCCGGTCAAACATACAATGTTAACGGCGACGAGCTGCTGAACGCGGTAATTAACCATAACTTTGCAAAGCTTACTACATTTTAA
- a CDS encoding pyruvate carboxylase subunit B gives MTKIVEGEQHNSEVTVAEQAAVTSHETKAEKTAVPQQSRRRPGITETCFRDAHQSIMATRLTTEDMLPICEAVDEAGYHSLECWGGATFDTCMRYLDNDPWERIREIKKRLKKTKTQMLLRGQNLVGYRHYADDTVKEFVKRAVGNGVDIVRVFDALNDLRNMEVAARTVKEAGGELQMTISYTVSPVHTLERFAQQAEDMVGMGADSICIKDMAGLLTPVAASALVKAIRRRVSVPIQLHSHYTTGLASMSYLAGLSAGADVIDCSISPFSMGTSQPATEAMVAALRGGALDTGIKLENLVPIAEHFRGLAEKYKDKIMGVKGVNVNILMYQIPGGMYSNLQSQLKDAGCLDKLQEVLKEVPKVRKEMGYPPLVTPTSQIVGTQATMNVIAGERWKMIPKEVKQYFLGYYGRTPAPVDPEIQKLVIGDEKPIECRPGELLPYELEKAKEEVGYLALQDEDVLSYIMFPQVAKEFLQNKYVKATKTDIGLEDIVEPGVYPV, from the coding sequence ATGACCAAAATTGTTGAAGGCGAACAGCACAACAGCGAAGTTACGGTTGCCGAACAGGCAGCCGTAACTTCTCATGAAACAAAGGCTGAAAAAACTGCCGTACCGCAGCAGAGCCGCAGACGTCCCGGCATTACAGAAACTTGTTTCCGTGATGCACATCAGTCGATTATGGCTACGCGTCTTACGACTGAAGACATGCTTCCAATCTGCGAAGCAGTTGACGAGGCAGGCTATCATTCGCTTGAATGCTGGGGCGGAGCAACGTTTGACACCTGCATGCGCTATCTTGACAACGATCCGTGGGAGAGAATACGCGAGATCAAAAAGCGTCTGAAAAAGACAAAAACGCAGATGCTTCTTCGCGGTCAGAACCTCGTCGGTTACAGACATTATGCCGACGATACGGTTAAAGAATTTGTCAAACGCGCCGTAGGCAACGGTGTTGACATTGTTCGCGTTTTTGACGCGCTGAACGATCTCCGCAATATGGAGGTCGCGGCAAGAACAGTTAAAGAAGCCGGCGGCGAACTGCAAATGACAATCAGCTACACGGTTTCGCCTGTACATACGCTTGAGCGCTTTGCACAGCAGGCTGAAGACATGGTCGGAATGGGTGCGGATTCAATCTGCATAAAGGATATGGCAGGACTTTTGACGCCTGTCGCCGCTTCTGCCCTTGTCAAGGCAATCAGACGCAGGGTGTCTGTGCCTATTCAGCTGCACAGCCACTATACCACCGGACTTGCCTCAATGAGCTATCTTGCGGGACTCAGCGCCGGTGCCGACGTCATAGACTGCTCAATATCACCGTTTTCGATGGGAACCAGCCAGCCGGCGACGGAGGCAATGGTTGCCGCTTTGCGCGGCGGAGCTCTTGATACGGGCATAAAGCTTGAAAATCTTGTTCCCATTGCAGAACATTTCCGCGGGCTTGCCGAGAAATACAAGGACAAGATAATGGGAGTCAAGGGTGTTAACGTAAATATCCTTATGTACCAGATACCCGGAGGCATGTACTCAAATCTGCAGAGCCAGCTCAAAGACGCCGGCTGCCTTGACAAACTGCAGGAAGTTTTGAAAGAAGTGCCGAAGGTAAGAAAGGAAATGGGATATCCGCCTCTTGTTACGCCCACGAGCCAGATTGTGGGAACTCAGGCGACAATGAATGTTATCGCCGGTGAGCGCTGGAAAATGATACCGAAAGAAGTAAAACAGTATTTCCTTGGTTACTACGGCAGAACACCGGCGCCTGTAGATCCTGAAATTCAGAAGCTGGTTATCGGAGATGAAAAGCCGATTGAATGCCGTCCAGGCGAACTGCTTCCTTACGAGCTTGAAAAGGCAAAAGAGGAAGTGGGGTATCTTGCGCTGCAGGATGAAGACGTTCTCAGCTATATCATGTTCCCGCAGGTTGCAAAGGAATTTTTGCAGAACAAGTACGTTAAGGCAACCAAAACTGATATAGGACTTGAAGATATTGTTGAACCCGGAGTATATCCGGTGTAA